CAAGCACGGGATCGATGACTTCGACTTTCAGATTGAAAATCATGTTTGCCAATGTCTCCACTGTTTTCCCGCCCCAGCCGTAAGAGCCAATGATAGAAATAAATTTGGCTTTGGGACGCAGAGCATTTGCCAGAAAAGTGGCATAAGCGGCAAGGGGATGTGGCCCTACCAAAACTGTCGGTGTGCCCACGACAATTGTGCCAGCGTCGACGAGCGCAATTGCTAATTTCCCGATATCTGTCACAGCAAGATTGAATTTTTCCACAGTGACGCCTTTTTCCACCAGTGAAGACGTTAAAAAATCGACCATTTGTCTGGTGCTATCGTGCATGGAAATGAAGGGCAGAACTACAACATTTTTCGGAGTCTCGTCAACCCATTCTTTGTGGGCTTCAATGATTGTCGATGGATTCGAGTAAATAGGACCGTGGCTCGGAGCAATCATTGCCAGTTCACGGGTGGTAACTTTTTCAATATTTTTTTTGATGATATTTCGGAACGGCATCATAATTTCGGCGAAATAGCGTTTTGCCGCTTCGCAGACCTTGGCTTGGTCGGTTACAAAAAGGTCGGTGGTAGCAATGTGAGAACCGAAGAAGTCGCAACTAAATAGAATCTTGTCTTCTTTCAGGTAAGCAACCATTGTCTCAGGCCAATGAACCCAGGGCGTATGAATGAACTCAAGAGTTTTGTCGCCCAGAGAAATTGTTTCTCCGTTTTCGACAGTGATGAAAAATTCTTCTGCGACATGGAGATGGTTCATGAGCATGCCCTTTGCTTTGGAGCTACAGATGAGTTTTGCATTCGGGTACTTGGCGAGCACCTGCGGAATCGTTCCCGAGTGATCCTGTTCCGAATGGAGCGACACAACGTAATCGATTTTGTCAATTTCTTCGAGCTGCTGAAATAATTCGTCCGCCATTGCCGGATCCACCGTGTCGATCAATGCCGTTTTTTCGCTTCCTTGAATCAGATAGGCATTATAGCTTGTCCCATCCGGCAGCGGAATGAGAGAATCGAACAGCCGTCTGTCCCAATCAACAGCACCCATCCAGTAAATTCTGTCTTTTATTTTTCTCGCTTTCATAGCTTCTCCTAATATATTGTTATTTTATAAAATAATTACAAAAATATTGCTGCTATTGTTTTATTTTGCTGGCAAACTAATTGTTCTGGTAGAAAATGCAAAGATTTAATCTGAAAATTTGGCATCAGTTGAATGAATATTTCTAAAAAGCAGAAAGAATGAATTTCGCAACTGAATATAACGGAATACTCGTACAATGTCAAGAAAAAAACAACAAAGAATCGGTTAGGACAAAATTCAATTTTATCCCAGCGCCACGTCGAGCATCATCATCACGGCGAAACCGACCATTGTGCCAATAGTGGCGACGTGGGTGTTTTTTGCCAATTGCGACTCCGGAATCAGTTCTTCAACGACGACATAAATCATGGCTCCGGCAGCGAACGCCAGCGCATAAGGCAGAATTGGTTTGACGAAAAGCACTGTTGCCGCGCCAATGACGCCGGCGACTGGCTCCACGAAACCGGAGAGCTGACCGTACCAGAAGGCTTTCAGACGCCCCATTCCTTCACGGCGCAGTGGCACAGAGACAGCGGTTCCTTCGGGGAAATTCTGGATGCCAATTCCAATGGCGAGAGCAATGGCGCCAGCGAGCGAGGCAGAGGGCAGATTTGCCCCGAGAGCACCAAAGGCGACGCCCACGGCTAAACCTTCAGGAATGTTGTGCAACGTGATCGCCAGAACCAGCAAAACGCTGCGTTTCCATTGGGTGTGAATTCCTTCCGCCTCTTCCATGGGAAAGCCAAGATGCAGATGAGGCAAGATGTGATCGACGACCCACAGAAACGCCCCACCGAGCAAAAATCCCACAACTGCCGGAATCCAGGCCGGGAGATTTCCTTCTGCGGCCATTTCGATGGAAGGCGCCAGCAGAGACCAGTAGCTGGCAGCGATCATCACTCCGGCAGCAAAGCCGAGCATCGCGTCCAAGACTTGGCGGTTGATTGTTTTGAAAACAAAAACTAACGCAGCGCCCGCCGCAGTTACCAGCCAGGTGAAAATCGTGGCGACAAAAGCTTGCCAAATTGGATTTAATCCTTGGAACCATTCCATTTGTTGTTTTTCCTTTGCGATATTTTTTTTGTTTTAATAAACCAAAATTGATTGAAAAAGTCAAGTGAAATATCAATTTCAACTCATTTTTCATCAAAGAATTCAAAAAAGTGTTGTATTAAAAAGGAAAATTTTGTACAATAATTCAAAACGACTCCTGAAAATTCAAAGGTGGAATTATGGAAAAATATTTTCTTGTTTTCGGCATCTTATTCTTTCTGTTTTCCTGCTCCAAAAATGTGCGTCGGGATTATCCCATCCGACCGGTAGCTTTCACTGACGTCAAACTAACTGACAACTTTTGGGCGCCGCGGCTGGAGACCAATCGCACGGTAACTGTTCCCTATGATTTTCGCAAATGCGAAGAGACCGGGCGCATAGATAATTTTGCCAAAGCCGGCGGTTTGACGAAAGGAGATTTTGTCGGCATCCGCTACAATGATTCCGATGTGTTCAAGGTCATCGAAGGGGCGTCATATTCATTGAGTCTGTATCCTGACGTTGAACTGGAAAAATATCTGGATGATTTGATTGCAAAAATTGCTGCGGCGCAGGAGGATGACGGCTATTTGTACACGGCGAGAACAATTAATCCTGAAAACTTGCCTCCAAGAACAGGAAAAACGCGCTGGTCATATTTGAACCACAGCCATGAACTGTACAACGTGGGGCACATGTACGAAGCGGCGGTGGCATTTTATCAGGCGACCGGAAAGAAATCGCTTTTGAACGTGGCGATCAAAAATGCCAACTTGATCGATTCCGTTTTCGGTCCGGGCAAGCGACACGATCCGCCCGGGCATCAGGAGATAGAAATAGGTCTGACGAAATTATACCGCGTCACCGGCGATGAGCGTTATTTGAAATTGGCAAAATTTTTTCTCGATCAGCGCGGCTACGAGCGAGGCCGGAAATT
This genomic stretch from Calditrichota bacterium harbors:
- a CDS encoding FprA family A-type flavoprotein; translated protein: MKARKIKDRIYWMGAVDWDRRLFDSLIPLPDGTSYNAYLIQGSEKTALIDTVDPAMADELFQQLEEIDKIDYVVSLHSEQDHSGTIPQVLAKYPNAKLICSSKAKGMLMNHLHVAEEFFITVENGETISLGDKTLEFIHTPWVHWPETMVAYLKEDKILFSCDFFGSHIATTDLFVTDQAKVCEAAKRYFAEIMMPFRNIIKKNIEKVTTRELAMIAPSHGPIYSNPSTIIEAHKEWVDETPKNVVVLPFISMHDSTRQMVDFLTSSLVEKGVTVEKFNLAVTDIGKLAIALVDAGTIVVGTPTVLVGPHPLAAYATFLANALRPKAKFISIIGSYGWGGKTVETLANMIFNLKVEVIDPVLVKGMPKQEDFQALEKLAQTIADKHKELGWQ
- a CDS encoding ZIP family metal transporter translates to MEWFQGLNPIWQAFVATIFTWLVTAAGAALVFVFKTINRQVLDAMLGFAAGVMIAASYWSLLAPSIEMAAEGNLPAWIPAVVGFLLGGAFLWVVDHILPHLHLGFPMEEAEGIHTQWKRSVLLVLAITLHNIPEGLAVGVAFGALGANLPSASLAGAIALAIGIGIQNFPEGTAVSVPLRREGMGRLKAFWYGQLSGFVEPVAGVIGAATVLFVKPILPYALAFAAGAMIYVVVEELIPESQLAKNTHVATIGTMVGFAVMMMLDVALG